A genomic region of Pyrus communis chromosome 14, drPyrComm1.1, whole genome shotgun sequence contains the following coding sequences:
- the LOC137716587 gene encoding putative pentatricopeptide repeat-containing protein At1g12700, mitochondrial, protein MLKMPRTTTIASPLKVGYGIGSRQRVKARGMPPVPYLFLHKSTVFLFFNNYLAPFHSRPSYPTKSAKTQLLQRVKVTNLEDALYVFDEMLQMRPLPSVVHFTQILTQVAELKHYSAVISLNNRMSASGIRPDAYTLTVMINCFSHLNQMGFSLSVLGKFFQLGFEPNVVTFNTLINGFLLEDREADAVRILNNMMESGNCKPDVFTFNTLVKGLCMKANNIASIQLLRKMEEGGCKPDIVSYNTIIDSLCKDTMVVDALNLFSEMMSKCIDPNIVTYTSLIHGVCKLGEWKEAARLLNEMVSKGIFPNLQTFNVLVDTLCKEGLVGKARGMVKMMTERGIEPDVVTYSSLMDGFCLRGEISEAKEVFDLMLSRGSIINAYGYNILINGYCKHRRIDEAMLLFKEMSGGGLVPDTVTYSTLIDGFCKQGRIHDAQKLFSKMQACGLLPDVQTYAILLDGLCKNQQLSKAIELFEEMKGKNLDPNIVVYNILIEGLCISGKVECAKNLFSGLSSTGLQPDVRTFTIMISGLCNAGLIDEAENLLSEMKEIGCSPDGCTYNTIIRGLCNNNETSRVMGLIQQMVENGFSADASTAELVLELLSKDKVDPALLPLIE, encoded by the coding sequence ATGCTGAAGATGCCGCGGACGACCACAATTGCTTCTCCCTTGAAGGTTGGTTATGGCATCGGCAGCAGACAGAGAGTGAAAGCGAGAGGTATGCCGCCTGTgccttatctttttcttcataaatCTACTGTTTTTCTATTCTTCAACAATTACTTGGCTCCGTTTCACTCTCGACCTTCTTATCCAACCAAATCTGCAAAAACCCAATTGCTTCAGCGTGTCAAAGTAACTAATCTTGAGGATGCACTCTATGTGTTCGACGAAATGCTTCAAATGCGTCCTCTGCCTTCCGTTGTCCATTTCACTCAAATCTTGACTCAAGTCGCTGAGTTGAAACATTATTCGGCAGTCATCTCCTTGAATAACCGAATGAGTGCGTCGGGAATTCGTCCTGATGCTTACACCCTAACCGTAATGATTAATTGCTTTTCCCACCTCAACCAAATGGGGTTTAGTTTGTCTGTCTTGGGAAAATTCTTCCAACTTGGTTTTGAACCGAATGTGGTGACCTTCAACACATTAATCAATGGCTTCCTTCTTGAGGATAGAGAGGCTGATGCTGTCCGGATTCTGAATAATATGATGGAGAGTGGTAATTGTAAGCCAGACGTGTTTACATTCAACACACTAGTAAAGGGTCTGTGCATGAAAGCTAACAATATTGCATCTATTCAACTACTTAGGAAAATGGAAGAAGGAGGTTGCAAGCCTGACATTGTTTCCTATAACACGATCATCGACAGTCTATGCAAGGATACTATGGTTGTTGATGCTTTGAACCTTTTCTCTGAAATGATGAGTAAATGTATTGACCCCAACATCGTTACGTATACTTCTTTGATTCATGGAGTATGCAAATTAGGGGAGTGGAAAGAAGCTGCGAGACTGTTGAATGAAATGGTGAGTAAAGGTATCTTTCCAAATCTGCAAACCTTCAATGTCTTGGTAGACACCCTTTGTAAGGAGGGCTTGGTTGGGAAAGCAAGGGGCATGGTCAAAATGATGACCGAAAGAGGTATTGAGCCTGACGTGGTTACTTACAGTTCACTCATGGATGGTTTTTGCTTGAGAGGAGAAATAAGTGAGGCGAAGGAAGTCTTTGATCTAATGCTTAGCCGGGGATCCATTATTAATGCTTATGGTTATAACATATTGATAAATGGCTATTGTAAGCATAGAAGGATAGATGAAGCAATGTTGCTTTTTAAGGAAATGTCTGGTGGGGGACTGGTTCCAGATACTGTTACTTATAGCACACTAATAGATGGTTTCTGCAAGCAAGGTAGAATACACGATGCACAGAAGCTGTTTTCCAAGATGCAAGCTTGTGGCCTTCTTCCAGATGTTCAAACTTATGCTATATTACTGGATGGTCTGTGTAAAAACCAACAATTGTCTAAGGCAATTGAATTGTTTGAAGAGATGAAAGGCAAGAATTTGGATCCAAATATTGTGGTTTACAATATTCTTATCGAAGGTTTGTGCATAAGTGGAAAAGTTGAATGCGCAAAGAATCTCTTTAGCGGTTTGTCATCAACAGGACTTCAGCCTGATGTCAGGACATTTACCATAATGATTAGTGGACTTTGTAATGCAGGCCTAATAGATGAAGCGGAAAATTTACTTTCAGAAATGAAAGAGATAGGCTGTTCGCCAGATGGTTGCACCTATAACACAATTATCCGAGGGCTTTGTAATAACAATGAGACATCAAGAGTGATGGGACTTATTCAACAAATGGTGGAGAACGGTTTTTCTGCAGATGCATCAACAGCTGAATTGGTTCTTGAGTTATTGTCTAAAGATAAAGTAGATCCCGCTTTGTTGCCGTTGATAGAATAG
- the LOC137714286 gene encoding pentatricopeptide repeat-containing protein At1g62680, mitochondrial-like — translation MASSSSLKVGYGIGSRLRLRGMEPVHCLLYKSTLFINDFAPFHSQSFEPNKSRNTQLQHLVKASNLEDALHVFDEMLQMRPLPSVVLFNQIMGQVAKLKHYSAGRREFVLIFEPSVVTFHALLLQKREAEAIQLLRKMEGGGCKPGIVSYNMIIDSLCKDTMFVDVLDLFSEMIVDTHCKKGMVGEAKSVVEMMIHKDIKPDIVTYNSLMNGYCLKGEMDEAKNVFDLMLSKGFIMGNAYSYNILINGYCKQKRIDEAWMLFLEMSGNTNFRGFINKNEMSRAIRLVRQMVEEGFSADASTYELVLELRSKYKVHPALLPLIERTLCSQFAYLKVGTERAHEL, via the exons atggcttcttcttcttctttgaaggTTGGTTATGGCATCGGTAGCAGACTGAGACTGAGAGGTATGGAGCCTGTGCATTGTCTTCTTTATAAATCTACTCTTTTCATCAATGACTTCGCTCCGTTTCACTCTCAATCTTTTGAACCGAACAAATCTAGAAACACCCAATTGCAACACCTCGTGAAAGCCTCCAATCTTGAGGATGCACTCCATGTATTCGACGAAATGCTGCAAATGCGTCCTCTGCCTTCCGTTGTCCTTTTCAATCAAATCATGGGTCAAGTTGCCAAGTTGAAACATTATTCAGCAGGCCGTCGGGAATTCGTCCTAAT ttttgAACCGAGTGTGGTGACCTTCCACGCATTACTTCTTCAGAAAAGAGAGGCTGAGGCTATTCAACTACTTAGGAAAATGGAAGGAGGTGGTTGCAAGCCTGGCATTGTTTCCTATAACATGATCATCGACAGCCTATGTAAAGATACTATGTTTGTTGATGTGTTGGACCTTTTCTCTGAAATGATAG TTGACACACATTGTAAGAAGGGGATGGTTGGGGAAGCAAAAAGCGTTGTTGAAATGATGATTCATAAAGATATTAAACCTGATATAGTTACTTACAATTCACTTATGAATGGTTATTGCTTGAAAGGGGAAATGGACGAAGCGAAAAATGTCTTTGATCTGATGCTTAGCAAGGGGTTCATCATGGGTAATGCTTACAGTTATAACATATTGATAAATGGCTATTGCAAGCAAAAAAGGATAGATGAGGCTTGGATGCTTTTTCTGGAAATGTCTGGTAACACCAATTTCCGGGGGTTTATCAATAAGAATGAGATGTCAAGGGCAATAAGACTTGTTCGACaaatggtggaggaaggtttTTCTGCAGATGCATCAACATATGAATTGGTTCTTGAGTTACGCTCTAAATATAAAGTACATCCCGCTTTGTTGCCATTGATAGAAAGAACATTATGCAGTCAATTTGCATATTTGAAAGTCGGAACAGAACGTGCTCACGAACTTTGA